CGATGGCGGTGTCCGCCTACATCATCGTCCTCGCCGTGATCGCCCTGCTGTCCATCAAGGTGCTCGCCGACAAGGCGCGTTCACTGTGACTCGCGGGTCTGCTCGGGTCGCGGCACGCTCGCCACGACCCGGGCCGACCGGGTCCTGGACCGGGACACCGCCACACCCGCCAGACACAGCAACCCGCCCGCCAGCGTCAGCAGCCCCGGTACCTCGCCGAGCGCCAGCCACGACATCAGCACGACCAGCGCGGGCACCGCGTACGTGGTCGCGCCCATCCGGCTCGCGGTCGTCCTGGCCAGGGCGTACGCCCACGTCGTGAACGCGAGCGCCAGCGAGAAGACGCCCAGATAGACCAGGTTGAGCGTCGCGGACAGCGAGGCGTGGGCCGCGTCGTCGACGAGCTGCCCGGCGAACGGCAGGCAGAGCGCCGCGCCGACCAGACACCCGTACGTCGTCACCTGGAGCGCGCTCGCATGGCCGAGCGCCGGCTTCTGCGCCACCGCGCCGCCCGCGTAGCCGATCGCTGCGAGCAGGCACAGCACCACGCCGAGCATCGAGGAGCCGCCTTCGCCGGACATCGAGAGCCCCACGGTGACGGCACCGGCGAACGACACGGCCATGCCCGCCAGCAGTCGCGGCGGCATCGGATCGCCGAGCACCCGGGCGCCGAGCAGCGCGATGAGGATCGGCCCGGTGTTCACCACGAGGGCCGCCGTGCCGGCGTCCACCTGCTGCTCGCCCCAGCTCAGGACGACGCTGTAGAAGCCGAACCACAGCAGCCCCGATATCGCGATCCCGGGCCAGGCCGCCCTGGGCGGCAGCCCCTCCCGGCGAACCAGGCAGATGAGCCCCAGCACCACGGCCCCGACGAGCAGCCTCCCCAGCGCGAGCGCACCGGGCGAGTACTCGGCCCCGGCGCTACGGATGGAAACGAAGGCCGAGGCCCACATCACGACAGTGACACCGGCCGCCCCGGCGGCGAGCAGGTCGGGACGGCTGGCGGAGGAGGTGTTCATCATGCTCCAGAGGCTAGAAACGAAGGCCGACGAAGACCGGCGGATTTCGGACGGGGCATGGCTGCCGGGCCCGGCGAAGACCCCGCCGACCCCCGCCAA
The DNA window shown above is from Streptomyces chartreusis and carries:
- a CDS encoding DMT family transporter; this encodes MMNTSSASRPDLLAAGAAGVTVVMWASAFVSIRSAGAEYSPGALALGRLLVGAVVLGLICLVRREGLPPRAAWPGIAISGLLWFGFYSVVLSWGEQQVDAGTAALVVNTGPILIALLGARVLGDPMPPRLLAGMAVSFAGAVTVGLSMSGEGGSSMLGVVLCLLAAIGYAGGAVAQKPALGHASALQVTTYGCLVGAALCLPFAGQLVDDAAHASLSATLNLVYLGVFSLALAFTTWAYALARTTASRMGATTYAVPALVVLMSWLALGEVPGLLTLAGGLLCLAGVAVSRSRTRSARVVASVPRPEQTRESQ